CGTAGGCAAGGTCGATCAGGCCGTCATTGTCGAGATCGAGCGGAACTACCGAACGCGCCGCCACACCTGTATTGGCCTGATCTGTGGCGACAAACGAGCCCAACAGGTCGCCCTTGTAGGTCACGATCAGGTTATTGCCCGACGCTTGGGCCGGGCCGACGAGGTCGAGTTTACCGTCCTGGTCCATATCGACGGCTTTCAGGTCGTTCGGCATCGGCGACGGACTGCTGAAAACCGGCGGCTTAAATGTTCGGTCGGCGTTGCCAAAATAGATGGCGATCGCCAGCTGTGACGTCTGCGGGTTCGTTCGAAAAAATGCCAGATCAGACCGCCCGTCCGAATTAAAGTCGGCCGCCAAGGGATAAACGTAACTGCTGCTGGTGTAGGAATATACCGTCAGCGGCGATTCGTCAAAATTGCCGCTCCCGTCGCCGAAATAAACGTAGAGCTTGTCGTAACTTGCCGTGACGACGTCCGCCTTGCCGTCGCCGTCAAAGTCGCCGGCACTCGTGGCGTAGTACATCGCATTGTCGCCGCCAAACGACCGTGCAGCAAAAAACTCAACCCCGGAAACGGCCTGTGCAGTCTGAATTGTTACAAGAGAGATGGTCAGCAGAGCGAACAGCTGTAGCCGAAAAGAACCTCGAAAATGTGTGGGCATAGGTCAATGATAGGTCAATTACCGCAATTATTCCAAACTCTTTTCCACACCGCCCATCTTTCCGTAAATATCATAAATTCCATAAATCTCATAAATCTCATAAATCTCATAAACATCGTAAATCTCATAAATCCCGTAAATATCGTAAAGCGCGTTTGTTGAGATCGGGGGTAGGCTATATATATGGCCGCAAAAGTCCCTCAGCAGAAGATCGCGGATTGTCGAGAGTTGTACTTAAGGTACGGCGGCGGTGCACACGAGCGGATCGCGTCCGAGATGCGTGAGCGCGGTTGGCGAGGGTTTACGAAACGCAATCTGTACGCCCGCACCCGCGGCGGCGTTGTCACACAGGGCTGGCCGGAACGCTTCGGCTGGGACGGTGATCTGCCCTTGAAAGGTGCGAAAGGCACTAAAAAGGGAAGATGCGGCACGGCATACGCAAGCCGCCGCACGTTTGCAAGAGAACACACGCCGCTCAGGCCTTCCGCTCTAGAGTCGCCCAAACCAAAGTTCAACCGCCAGAAAGCCAAACGCCTGCGCCGAATGGCCGAACGGCGTTCAAAACAGCTGAAAGGGAAAACACGGATGCAAGGGATACAAGAACGGCCCGGTTCTATACATATCCCCGACTCAACCGACTCGCCAGACTCAACCGACTCGTTCCACGCGTGGCTTAAGTCTATGCCGTCGGCCTGGGACTGGGACCTTCGGCATCAGTTGTATCTGTACGAGCACTTGCAAAAAGTAACGGACGGCGAGTGTAAGCGTCTGATGATCTTTATGCCGCCGCGTCACGGCAAATCAGAGCTCGTCACGGTCCGCTACGCTGCCTGGCGGCTTAAACAGAGGCCTTCGATGCGTGTCATTCTCAGCAGTTACAATCAGAAGCTCGCCGATCTATTCTCCCGCAAGATCCGGACAGTGCTTGCGGATTCTTTTGCCGCAGAGGCTCAGAGACGCGGACAAGCAGAAGAGGGAGAAGAGATGATGGGGAGTGGGGGAGATGGGGAGAAGCGGAGTAGGGAAGACGGCCGTACGAAAACTAGAGCGGCCTCCCACACTCCTCCACTCCCCAACTCCTCCACTGCTTCGCCCTTCCCGTTCACGCGGCCGAGGCCCGCAAACCGCGTCTCGGAGTGGGAGACGACCGTCGGCGGCGGCCTCAAGGCAGTCGGCGTAGGGGCGGGCGTGACGGGCTACGGAGCCGATCTGATCATCATCGATGATCCGGTCAAGGGCCGCAGCGAAGCCGGCAGCCCTGTGCTTCGCGAAAGGCTCTGGAACTGGTTCAGGGACGATCTCTCGACCCGCCTCGAACCCGAAGGCTCGATCATCCTCATACAGACCCGCTGGCACGAAGACGACCTCGCCGGGCGTCTGCTGAGGGAGCAGGCCGACGGCGGTGACCAATGGACCGTCATCCGCCTGCCCGCCCTCGCTGAGACGTGGGAAGAACGGGTAACCGCGGAGGCGCAGAGACGCGGAGGGGAGAATGACAGTGAGGAGGGTGAGACTTCAGATATCGACGGTTGCTCATCTCATCTAATACTTCCCGCTGCTTCTCCGTCTTCCTCTTCTTCTCTGCGCCTCAGCGTCTCCGCGGTAGAAACACCTCCCGACGCTCTCGGACGAAGCCCCGGCGAGGCTCTCTGGCCGGAGCGTTTCTCCGCGGAGTACTTTGAGCGTCTGCGCGAACGGGTCGGCGAACTCTCATTTGCCTCGCTCTATCAGCAAAGGCCTGTACCGGCCGAGGGCGACGTCTTCAAACGCGAGTGGTTTCGGAACATTGTCGATCAGGCACC
This is a stretch of genomic DNA from Chloracidobacterium sp.. It encodes these proteins:
- the terL gene encoding phage terminase large subunit — encoded protein: MAAKVPQQKIADCRELYLRYGGGAHERIASEMRERGWRGFTKRNLYARTRGGVVTQGWPERFGWDGDLPLKGAKGTKKGRCGTAYASRRTFAREHTPLRPSALESPKPKFNRQKAKRLRRMAERRSKQLKGKTRMQGIQERPGSIHIPDSTDSPDSTDSFHAWLKSMPSAWDWDLRHQLYLYEHLQKVTDGECKRLMIFMPPRHGKSELVTVRYAAWRLKQRPSMRVILSSYNQKLADLFSRKIRTVLADSFAAEAQRRGQAEEGEEMMGSGGDGEKRSREDGRTKTRAASHTPPLPNSSTASPFPFTRPRPANRVSEWETTVGGGLKAVGVGAGVTGYGADLIIIDDPVKGRSEAGSPVLRERLWNWFRDDLSTRLEPEGSIILIQTRWHEDDLAGRLLREQADGGDQWTVIRLPALAETWEERVTAEAQRRGGENDSEEGETSDIDGCSSHLILPAASPSSSSSLRLSVSAVETPPDALGRSPGEALWPERFSAEYFERLRERVGELSFASLYQQRPVPAEGDVFKREWFRNIVDQAPAGLKWKRGYDLAISTKRTADYTASFRIAFDAEGYLYIDGGYRRRIGFPEQTRYISECIRKEQNTEHGIESALHGRAFMQVLRRDARLNGRSFRGVDARGDKLERAGSWISLADQGRIRLVRGHWIRAFVEELCAFPHGKHDDQVDAVSIAMSLHENPSGKLFFYSPNNPNGEIRRA